One region of Solea senegalensis isolate Sse05_10M linkage group LG14, IFAPA_SoseM_1, whole genome shotgun sequence genomic DNA includes:
- the scamp4 gene encoding secretory carrier-associated membrane protein 4, producing the protein MAARVNNFPPLPQFLRIKSCFYQNIEEEIPPSHQQLVRRVYILWMMYSGTLCLNVVGCIAWMAGGGNAINFGFSLLWLVLFSPCSYTCWFRPLYKAFRADSSFNFMAFFFIFFVQCVVALIQTVGIIGWGTCGWIATVAFFGHNVGSAIVMLITALLFTLVTVLMGLVLIKVHRLYRGGGGSLQRAQEEWSSGVWKNASVREAGFDAVTQTAQGPTLPQYPAAVPSYPDNSHW; encoded by the exons ATGGCAG CACGTGTTAACAACTTTCCTCCACTGCCTCAGTTCCTGAGAATTAAATCATGCTTTTATCAGAACATAGAAGAGGAAATTCCCCCGTCACACCAGCAGTTGGTGCGCAGAGTCTACATCCTCTGGATGA TGTATTCAGGAACACTCTGCTTAAATGTGGTGGGATGTATTGCTTGGATGGCTGGGGGTGGAAATGCTATAAACTTTGGCTTCTCCTTGCTCTGGCTTGTCCTCTTCAGTCCCTGTAGTTACACCTGTTGGTTCAGACCACTCTACAAAGCCTTCAG GGCAGATAGCTCATTCAACTTCATGgccttcttcttcatcttctttgttCAGTGTGTCGTGGCCCTCATTCAGACTGTAGGCATAATTGGCTGGGGAACATG CGGCTGGATTGCCACAGTGGCGTTTTTCGGCCATAATGTGGGCTCCGCCATAGTGATGCTCATCACAGCTCTGCTCTTCACTCTGGTGACTGTTTTAATGGGACTGGTGCTAATTAAG GTGCACAGACTGTACcgtggcggcggcggcagttTGCAGCGTGCTCAGGAAGAGTGGAGCAGTGGAGTGTGGAAGAACGCGTCGGTGAGGGAAGCAGGGTTCGATGCCGTCACTCAGACGGCCCAAGGACCGACCTTACCTCAGTACCCTGCTGCAGTGCCGAGCTATCCCGACAACAGTCACTGGTGA